The following nucleotide sequence is from Devosia salina.
AGTGCGGCTTTGGCCGGACCGGCCGCTTCTTCGCCTTCGAATGGGCCGGCATCACCCCGGACATCGTCGCCGTGGCCAAGGCCATTGGCGGTGGCTTCCCGCTTGGTGCGTGCCTCGCCACCGAAGCGGCAGCGGCCTCCATGGTGACCGGCACCCATGGCTCCACTTATGGCGGCAATCCGCTGGGCTGTGCCATGGGCAATGCCGTGCTCGACCGCATCCAGGCGCCCGGCTTCCTCGATCATGTCGCCCAGATGGGCCAGCGCCTCGCCTGGCACCTGCAGCAATTGGCGCAGAAATATCCCGATTATGTGCTCGAGCTGCGCGGCAAAGGCCTGCTCGCCGGCATCAAGATCGCCCCCCCGGTGCGCGATTTCGTGGCCCGGCTGCGCGACGATCACCAGCTTCTGGCCATCGGCGCGGGAGACAATGTGCTGCGGCTGCTGCCGCCGCTGATCGTCTCCGAAGCCGATATCGAGGATGCCATGGCCCGCATCGGTGCGGCTTTCGACGCCATCGAGGCGGAGACGGCCGCCTCTGCTTCGGCGAGCTGACGGCGATGCTGACTTTCTATCATTTCGGGCGGCGCCGAAGCGGGTTGTTCCCTCCGCCCCGATAGGGCGGAGCTTGCAGACGCGGCCCCGCGCCGCCCCATTTCCTGAAGCGTCACAAAGGAACCCGGCCCATGACGACGACCGGCACCCCGAACCATTTTCTCTCCATCGACGATTTTTCCTATGCCGAACTGCGCGGCATGCTCAACCAGGCTGGCGCCCTCAAGCAGCGCCTCAAGGAAGGTGATCGGCCCCTTCTCCTCAAGGACAAGGTGCTGGCGATGATCTTCGAGCGCCAGTCCACCCGCACCCGTGTCTCCTTCGATGTCGGCATGCGCCAGCTCGGGGGCGAAACCATCATGCTCTCCGGCCAGGAGATGCAATTGAGCCGCGAGGAAACCCTGGCCGACACCGCCAAGGTGATGAGCCGCTATGTCGATGCGATCATGATCCGCATCCTCAGCCACGCTGACCTGCTCGAACTGGCCGAGGCGGCCACCGTGCCGGTGATCAACGGCCTGACGCGGCGAGCCCATCCCTGCCAGATCATGGCTGACCTCATGACCTTCGAGGAGCATCGCGGCGACATTCGTGGCGCCAAGATCGCCTGGGTGGGAGACAGCAACAATGTGCTGC
It contains:
- the argF gene encoding ornithine carbamoyltransferase, with product MTTTGTPNHFLSIDDFSYAELRGMLNQAGALKQRLKEGDRPLLLKDKVLAMIFERQSTRTRVSFDVGMRQLGGETIMLSGQEMQLSREETLADTAKVMSRYVDAIMIRILSHADLLELAEAATVPVINGLTRRAHPCQIMADLMTFEEHRGDIRGAKIAWVGDSNNVLHSWVNAAELFECELTIATPDEYSPEKDLMQDITRAGKYARLIEDPREAVEGADLVITDTWVSMGDVDAAERRRVLKPYQVNTNLMALANKDALFMHCLPAHRGDEVTDEVIDGPQSVVFDEAENRLHAQKAVLCWAFGVETN